The following are encoded in a window of Mustela nigripes isolate SB6536 chromosome 1, MUSNIG.SB6536, whole genome shotgun sequence genomic DNA:
- the LOC132016778 gene encoding LOW QUALITY PROTEIN: olfactory receptor 52B4-like (The sequence of the model RefSeq protein was modified relative to this genomic sequence to represent the inferred CDS: inserted 1 base in 1 codon), protein MAALNHTGVSHTVFHLLXDQHMWISIPFLISYVVALLGNSLLIGIILTRRSLQEPMYLFLYMLAGADLVLPSCTVPQALAIFWFHAGEISLDCCITQVFFLSFTFVSESGILVVMAFDCYIAICYLLRYTTILTPALIGKIGVTLCLRSYCIVFPIIFLLRRLTFCKSNILPNTTCKHIILAHASCNDIRVNIWYGIFVLVSTVVLDIVLIFISYVLIFRAVFRIPSRAARHKALNTCGSHICVIVLFYAPGIFSVLTQRFGHHISPHVHVLLASAYNLAPPMMNPIIYGIKTKQIRDQVAHVLFTMQKGM, encoded by the exons ATGGCTGCCTTAAACCACACTGGTGTTAGCCACACGGTCTTCCACTTAC AGGATCAGCACATGTGGATTTCCATCCCCTTCCTTATTTCCTATGTCGTCGCCCTGCTTGGAAACAGCCTGCTCATCGGCATTATCCTCACAAGGCGCAGCCTCCAGGAACCCATGTACCTCTTCCTCTACATGCTGGCTGGAGCAGACCTTGTCCTCCCCTCATGCACCGTACCTCAGGCATTGGCCATCTTCTGGTTCCATGCTGGGGAGATCTCCCTGGATTGCTGTATCACTCaggtattctttctctctttcacttttgtttctgaGTCAGGGATCTTGGTGGTGATGGCATTTGACTGCTACATTGCCATATGCTACCTATTGAGATACACCACTATTCTTACACCTGCTCTGATTGGGAAAATTGGTGTGACCCTCTGTCTGAGAAGTTACTGTATTGTTTTCCCCATAATATTTCTTCTGAGAAGATTGACTTTCTGCAAAAGTAACATCCTCCCAAACACAACTTGTAAGCACATTATCTTGGCCCATGCTTCCTGTAATGACATTCGAGTGAACATCTGGTATGGGATTTTTGTCCTAGTATCAACAGTGGTCTTAGATATTGTGCTAATTTTTATTTCGTATGTGCTGATTTTCCGTGCTGTTTTCCGCATCCCATCCCGAGCTGCACGCCATAAAGCTCTCAATACTTGTGGTTCCCATATCTGTGTCATCGTCCTCTTTTATGCACCTGGCATCTTCTCTGTCCTCACTCAGCGATTTGGACATCATATCTCACCCCATGTCCATGTCCTCCTGGCCAGTGCCTATAATCTGGCTCCACCTATGATGAATCCCATCATTTATGGAATCAAGACCAAACAGATCCGGGACCAGGTGGCTCATGTATTGTTTACAATGCAGAAAGGAATGTGA